A stretch of DNA from Micromonospora sp. NBC_01813:
CGGCTGACCTACAAGGGCACCCGCAAGGAGGTCGACAAGGCGCTCGACGCCCGTGCCGCGGCGATGGGCGTCAGTCGGGCCGAGATCGAGGAGTTGGCGGTGCCCGACTACGGCCTGTCCGAGGTCGGCCGGCACGAGGTGCCGGCGGGTGGTTGCCGGGTTGAGCTTCAGGTCAGCGGTACGGCCACCACGGTGACCTGGTTCAACGAGTCCGGCCGGGCGGTGAAGAGCCCGCCGGCGGCGGTACGCCGCGACCACCCGCAGGTCGTCGCCGACGTCAAGGTGCTCGCCAAGGACGTGGCCGGGATGCTGGTGGCGCAGTCCGCCCGGCTGGACGGGCTGTTCCTGGCCCAGCGCAGCTGGACGCTGTCGGTGTGGTTGGAGCGCTATCTGGACCATCCGCTGGTCGGCACGTTGGCCCGCCGGCTGATCTGGCTGGTCGACGGCGTGCCGTGCGGCTGGGTCGATGACGCGTTGCGAACGGTCGACGACGCCCCGGTGAGCGCCGCCGCCGACGCGTCGGTGCAGCTGTGGCATCCGATCGGCCGGCCGGTGCCGGAGGTGGTGGCCTGGCGTGACTGGCTGGAGTGGCACGGGGTGGTGCAGCCGTTCAAGCAGGCCCACCGGGAGGTGTATCTGCTCACCCCGGCCGAGGAGACGACCGGGACGTACTCGAACCGGTTCGCCGGGCACATTCTGCGTCAGCATCAATATCACGCGTTGGCCGCCGCCCGGGGCTGGGCCGACAAGCTGCGGCTGATGGTCGACGACGTCTATCCGCCGACGGTGCGGGAGTTGCCGCAGTGGGGTCTGCGGGCCGAGTACTGGGTGGAGGGGATCGGCGACGACTACGGCGTCGACACCACCGATGCCGGGTCCTATCTGCGGCTGGTCACCGATCAGGTGCGGTTCTATCCGATCGACGCCGCCACGAACTCGGCGCACGCCTCCGGCGGCGGCTACGGCCGGGACATGTGGCGCAACGCCGATGGGGATCCGGCCGAGCCGTTGCCGTTGGATCAGGTGCCGCCGCTGGTGCTCAGCGAGGTGATGCGCGACGTCGACCTGTTCGTCGGGGTGTCCAGTGTCGGTAACGATCCGACCTGGTCGGATGGTGGCCCGCAGGGCAGGTACCGGGACTACTGGACGTCGTACAGCTTCGGGGAGTTGTCGGCGACCGCGCAGACCCGCCGGGATCTGCTGGTCCGGCTGCTGCCCCGGCTGGCGGTCGGCAAGCAGGCCAGCATCGACGGCCGGTTCCTGGTGGTCGAAGGGGAGTTGCACACCTACAAGATCCATCTGGGTTCGGGGAACATCCTGATGAGCCCGAACGACCGCTACCTGTGCATCGTGCCGGACCGGTCGGCGTCGCGACCAGGCAAGCAGGCAGGGAAGCAGGCGGGGGAGCGGGAGTTCCTGCCGTTCGAGGGCGACGGGGTCCTCGCGGTGATCCTCAGCAAGGCGATGCTGCTGGCCAAGGATTCGGAGATCACCGATCCGACGATCGTGGCGCAGATCGAGGAAGCTCGATAGTGACCGTGGGGTGTCGCCGGCCGGGACTCGGCCGGCGACACCCGCGCACCGTGTTTCGTGGACATTTCAGGCGAGTCTCGACAGAGGTATTGACCATCTATGTGAGCGCTAACAAGATGGGGCTTCCATACCGACCGCGTCTGGAGCTCGCATGCAAGCGTCCCGCACCCGTCGATTGTCCGTCGCTGCGACCTTGGCGCTCGTCGGTGCCGTACTGACCCCCGTCGGCGTACCTGCGCAGGCCGCGCAGCAGCAGACCTGGTCGCCCCGCTCGTCGTACACGTCGACCGACACCGGCGACGGCAGCTACTCCGTCCCGCTGCTGCGCTCCGACGTGCCGGACATCAGCGTCGAGCGGGTCCCGGCCGCCGAGAACGACGAAGGCCGGGACATCTACTACATGATCAGCACCACGATGCACCTCAGCCCCGGTGCGCCGATCATGAAGTCCTACGACCTGGTCAACTGGGAGATCGTCAACTATGTCTTCGACCGGGCGAGCATCGGCGACTCGTTCTCGCTGCGCAACGGGCAGAACTCGTACGGCCAGGGCCAGTGGGCGTCGTCGCTGCGCTACCACGACGGCATGTTCTACGTCGCGTTCAACACCAACAACCTTGGCGGCGCGTACGTCTACCGTACCGATGATATCGACGACGGCGCCTGGCAGCGGACCGCGCTCGGCCGCGGCCTGCACGACCCGTCGCTCTTCTTCGACGTCGACGGCACCCCGTACATCTTCTACGGATCCGGTGGCACCAGCGCGGTGCGGCTCAACGCCGGCCTGACCGCCATCGAGCAGAACTACCCGAACATCTTCACCGCCGCCGACTACGCCGGCCAGCCGTTCATCGGCGGACTGTTCGAGGGCGCCCAGTTCTACTACATCGACGGCTACTACTACGCGGTGATCATCACCTGGCCGTCCGGGCAGGGCCGGCAGGTCGTGATGTTCCGCTCCACCGAACTGCTCGGCCGCTACACCTCGGCCGGTGGCGGCAACACCTACGTTGCCCGTGGGGTGCTCAACTCCAACGGCTTCGCCCAGGGCAGCCTGGTGCCGATCGCCACCGCCGACGGCGGCACCGACTGGCACGGCATGTTCTTCCGCGACACCTTCCCGATCGGCCGCATCCCGGCGCTGATCCCGGCCGTCTGGTCCGACGGCTGGCCGGTCTTCGGCACCAACGGCGTGGTGCCGGTCGGCGGCACGTTCGCCAAGCCGATCCAGCTCAGCCCGGCCGAGGAGCTGTTCCAGCGGCAGCAGAGCATCGTCGTCTCCGACGACTTCGCCAACGACGCCCCGCCCAAGGCGTACCAGGACGAGCAGTGGACGATCCCGACCCCGCCGCCGACCGGCGAAGCCCCGACCGAGGCCGAGATCACCCCGAACGGCTCCCGGCTGGCCATGGCGTGGCAGTGGAACCACGCGCCGGACAACCGCTACTGGTCGCTCACCGACCGGGACGGCTGGCTGCGACTGACCACGGGCAAGGTCGTGACCGGCGGGTACGTCTACACGAAGCTGTCCAACCGGGCCGAGCTGGCCTGGTTCGAGGAGGCCCGCAACACGTTGTCGCAGCGTACCTTCGGGCCACGTCAGTCCGTCGAGACCAGGATGGACATCTCCGCGATGCGCGACGGCGACGTGGCCGGCCTCGCCGCGTACAACCGGGGGTTTTCGTACGTGGCGGTCAAGCGCGTCGCCGGCGTGAACACCCTCGGGGTGGTCAACCGGGGCCAGCCGTTCGCGGTCGACCTCGATCAGGCGACCCTGGAAAGCTTCCTGCCGGGCAGCACCGTGCCGCTGGGTGACGCCACCGAGGTGCACCTCAAGGCGGATCTCGACTTCGCCTCGCCGACCGGGCAGCTCTGGACCACCTTCCACTACAGCCTCGACGGGCTCAGCTGGCACCAACTCGGCGGCCGGGTCGGCCCGCAGACCCTCGACGGCTCGCTGGCGCACTTCATGGGCCACCGGGTCGGGTTGTTCAACTATGCCACCCAGAGCACCGGCGGGCAGGTCGACTTCGACCACTACCTGCTCAGCGACGTGCTGACCGCGCAGGGCCGGCCGCTGGACACCGGTGCGCTCGACGACGCCATCGCGTACGCCGGCACGCTGGCCGAGGCCGACTATCCGGCGGACGCCTGGGCGGCGATGCGGGCCGCACTCGACGCCGCGGTGGCCGCACGGGCCGGCCAGTTCGGCACCCAGAACCAGATCGACGTGCCGGAGCGGGCACTCAGCTACCAACTGGCCCGGCTCGGCGTGCTCCGACTCGAGGTGCCACGACTGCTGTCGGTCACCGCGTCGAGCCGCTGTCTGGCGAAGAAGGCACAACTGGTCGTCGAACTCACCGGCATCACGTCGGCGCGGGTGACCGGCACGGTGACCTCCCCGTACGGCAGCAAGGAGTACGGGGTCGCGTCGGCGGCCAGCAAGGTGCGGACCTTCCCGACCGGCACGGCGTCGATGCCGGCCGGCGAGGTGACGGTGACCGCGACGGCCCGCGTCGACGGCACCGGAGTCAGCGAGACGGTGACCGTGCCGTACGCCGCGCAGACCTGCCAGTGACCTGTTTTCCAACCGGCTCAACTCGCAGATCAGATCAGAAGGGACACTCGTGAGACCACCCGTGCAAGGCAGGACCCGGCGACGGGTCGGCGCGCTCGCCGCGGTTGGCGCCCTGGTCGCCGCCGGGCTCGTCGCCCCGGCGTCGCCGGTGTACGCCGATGACGCCGACCTCGTCGTCAACGGCGGGTTCGAAGCCGGACTCGACGGCTGGTTCGTCAACAACGGCAACGCCACCGACAGCGCGACGCTGACGCCGACCGACGACGCCTACTCGGGCGCGAACGCGGTGCTCGTCACCGACCGGGCGACCACCGGATCCGGTCCGATGCAGGACCTGTCCGGCAAGGTGCAGGCCGGACAGACGTACACCCTGACTGCCCGGATCAAGTACGACAACGAGGCCTCGCCGGCGACCAAGCAGTTCTTCGCCACGATGCACTACGGCGGAGCCACCTACACCAACCTGGTCAGCGTGACCGCCGCCAGAGGCCAGTGGGCGCAGTTCACCGGGCAGTTCACCATTCCGGCGAGCCAGAGCGTCGGCACGGCGCGGCTGTTCTTCGAGACGCCGTGGACGGCCGACCCCGCCGCCGACCCGGACCTGCACCTGATGGACTTCACGCTCGACGACGTGTCGGTGGTCGGCGCCCCGCCGCCCGCCGCGCCGTCGAAGACGATCGAGGTCGTCGGCAAGCTGCCCGGCGAACACAACCCCTTGATCGGGCACAAGTTCGGTGCCGACGGGTACGGCTTCGTCCACGACGGCCGGGTCTACCTGTACCTGACCAACGACACCCAGGGGTACGCGCCGAACTCGGCCACCGGGGTCTCGCCCGGCATCAACTACGGCGACATCAACCAGATCACCGTGCTCTCCACGACCGACATGGTCAACTGGACGGACCACGGCGAGATCCAGGTCGCCGGCCCGAACGGGGTCGCGCCGTTCACCAACAACTCGTGGGCGCCCGGCATGGCCAGCAAGGTGGTCGACGGTGAGGAGAAGTTCTTCCTCTACTACGCCAACGGCGGTGGATCGAGCAACGTGATCACCGGTGCGTCGCCGGTCGGTCCGTGGGTGAGCGAGCGGACGAGCACCCTGATCGACGGCCGTACGCCCGGTGCCGAGGATGTCGCCTGGAAGTTCGACCCGGCACCGTTCGTCGACGACGACGGCGAGGAGTACCTCTACTTCGGTGGCGGTCCCGCGTCGACCAGCATGCCGCCGGCCGAGCGGTTCAACAACCCGAAGAACCTGCGGGCGATCGAACTCGGCGCGGACATGGTGTCGACCGAGGGGACGGCGGCGGTGGTGGACGCGCCGGTGGCCTTCGAGGCGGCCCAGGTGTTCAAGCGCGACGGTAGGTACTACCTGTCGTACTCGTCGCACTTCGGCGGGTCCGACTTCGGCGGCAACCAGACGCCGCTGCCCGGTTACCCCGGTGGCGGCCAGATCGGCTACCTGATCTCCGACGACCCGATGTCGTGGCCGAAGGAGACCTACGCGGGCGTGCTGTTCCCGAACCAGTCGCAGTTCTTCGGGGCCGGCACCGGCGGCAACAACCACCAGTCCGTGTTCGAGTACGAGGGCAGGCACTACTTCACCTACCACGCCCCGACGCTGAACAAGCGGATCAACGGCAACACCACCCAGGGTTACCGCAGCCCGCACATCCAGGAGTTGACCTTCAACTCCGACGGCACCATCCAGCAGGTCGTCGGCACCTATGCCGGTGTCGACCAGGTGCGCGACTTCGACCCGTACCGTGTCTTCGAGGCCGAGACGTTCGGCTGGAGCAAGGGTGTCGCGACCGCGAAGGTCGACGGCGGGTCGCCGCAGTTCGGCGACGCGGCGCCCAACCTGGTGGTGCGCGACGTCGACGTCGGCGACTGGACGGCGCTCTCCTCGGTGGACTTCGGCGCCGGTGCGGCGAGCCTGACGGCGAAGGTCCGCCCGCTGGTGGCCGGCGGGTCGATCCAGCTCCGGCTCGGCGACGTCACCGCGCCGGTGGTGGCGACCATCGGCGTCGACGGGCCGCCGGGCGAGTGGGCGGAGCTGACCGCGTCCCTCGACGGGGTCACCGGGGTGCACGACGTGTACTTCGCCTTCGCCGGACCGGCCGGGGACGACCTGTTCGAGGTCGACTCGTGGTCGTTCACCCCGGTGGCGGACGGCCCGGCGCTGGCCGTGTCGGCGACGGCCGATGTCCGGTGCTTCGGGCGCAACGCCCAACTCGTCGTCGACGTCAGCAACGACGCGCCGGCCCGGATCACCGGCACGGTCACCACCGGGTACGGCGAGAAGGAGTACGGCGTACAGCCGGCGACGAGCAAGGTGCGGAGCTTCCCGACCGGTGGGGCGGTCGTGCCGGCCGGCACGGCGACGGTGACCGCGTCGGCGCGGGTCGGCGGCGAACCGGTGTCGGTCTCGCTGGACGTCCCGTACGAGGCACACGTCTGCGACTGACCGCATCCGCGATCCATCGAACCGTCAGCGGCCCGGACTCTGTGTCCGGGCCGCTGATTGGTCGCTTGGGTCGGCTACAGCCGCGTTGGTGGTATCTGTCGCAGTTCGCGGCCAGCGAAATACGTCGATGAAACTAGCAATATGGCGGGTCCGTCACGCCCTGGTCGTCGGATAGCTTCGCGACAAGCTGTCAAACCACCAACACGGAAGGTGTGTGCTCATGGCGCAGAACGTCGCCAGTGCACCCAGCGGACCGCTGGCGCGGCTCAACGGTGCCCATCACAAGCTGGCGTTGAACGGCTTCCTCCTCGTCGTGCTCGCCCACTGGGCGGAACACCTCGTCCAGGCGTACCAGATCTGGGTGATGGGCTACCCCCGCCCGCAGGCCCGCGGGGTCCTCGGCCAGTGGTTCCCCTGGCTGGTCACCTCCGAATGGCTGCACTACGGGTACGCGATCGTCATGCTCGCGTTCCTCTTCCTGCTCCGCCGTGGCTTCGCCGGCCGGGCCCGCACCTGGTGGACGATCGCTCTCGCCATCCAGTTCTGGCACCACATCGAACACCTGCTGCTGCTGATCCAGGCGCTGACCGGCACCATCTTCTTCGGCCAGCCGGTGGTGACCAGCATCGTCCAACTGGTGATCCCCCGGGTCGAACTGCACCTGTTCTACAACTCGGTGGTCTTCATCCCGATGCTGATCGCGATGTATCTGCACCTGCGCCCCAACGAGCGCGAACTGCAGCAGGTGACCTGCAACTGCGCCGGTGACCGGGTGCGGCCGCGTCCACTCGCGACCAATGCCGTCTGACCGGATCGCGACGACCGGCGGCCGGTGGCGGTCCACCTTTCCGGTGGCGCTGGCCACGGTCGTCGGGTTCGTCGTCCTCACCGCCGCCCCGGCCTGGGCCAACGGCCGGTTGGAGCTGGCCGACCCGCCGCCGGACGCCGTGCTGGCGACCGCCCCGGACCAGGTGACCGTGACCTTCAGCGCCGACGTCCAGCCGGAGCTGTCGCACATCGAGGTCTTCGACGACAGCGGCGCCGAGGTGTCGTCCGGTGGCTACACCCAGCCGGAGCCGCAGCGGATGCGCCTGCCGCTCGACGTCCTCGCCGCCGGTGACTACACGATCGCGTACCACGTCACCTTCCCGGACGGCACGGACCTGACCGACGTCCACCGGTTCAGCGTCGGCACCGGTGCCCCGCCGGCGCCGCTGGACGCCGCGACCCGGCAGGCGAGCACCGACGCGGTGTCCCAGCACGCCCACCGGATCGACGGATTCAGCGCGACCCTGCTGGTCATCGACGGGCTGGTGCTGCTGGTAGTGCTCGCGATGCTGTGGCTGCGCCCCCGCGACGGCCGCCCGATGACACTTCGTCCCGACCCATCCACCTGACAACGGACCGTAGCCGCAGAACCGCCAGAGTGGACTAAGGTATCGACGGGTTGTCTGGCTGAGGTCTTGACCGGTCCGCCCGGGTGCTCGATCGTCATGGATATTCCGACCCCCGGGAGACCTCCATGACGGATTCGTCGTCCGCGCCCCTGCACCACCGCTATCTCATCGTCGGTGCCGGTCCGGCCGGCCTGCAGCTCAGCTACTACCTGCAGCAGGCCGGCTGCGACTACCAGACCCTGGAACGCGCCGACACCCCCGGCGAGTTCTTCCGCCGGTTCCCCCGGCACCGGGGGCTCATCTCGCTGAACAAGGTGCACACGGTCAGCACCGACCCGGAGATCCGGCTGCGCTGGGACTGGAACTCCCTGCTGCACGAGCCGTTCACGCTGCCGTTCTCCGACTACAGCCGGGAGTACTACCCCGGCGCCGACGACCTGGTCCGGTACCTCGCCGACTTCGCCGACCACCACCGGCTGGCGATCCGCTACCGGACCGCCGTCGAACGGGTGGAGAAGACCGCCGGCGGGTTCCTCGTCCACACCGCAGACCAGGTGTACAGCTGCGAATGCCTGATCATGGCCACCGGCTGGGGGCAGCCCAACGTTCCCGACGTACCCGGCGTCGAACACGCCGTCGGATACGAGGCGATGAGCACCGACCCGACCGACTACGCCGGGCAGCGTGTGCTGATCCTCGGCAAGGGCAACTCGGCCTTCGAGACCGCGTCGGCGATCCTCGGACAGGCGGCGATGGTGCATCTGGCCAGCCCCCGGCCGATGCGCCTGGCCTGGAACACCAAGCACCCGGGCGACGTACGCGGTCATCACGGCGCGGTGATGGACAGCTACCAGTTCAAGACCCTGCATTCGGTGCTCGACTGCGTCATCGACGAGATCAAACCGGTGGGGGACAGGTTCGAGGTCCACCTGACCTACACCCACGCCGACGGGGAGACCGCGGTGATGGAGTACGAAACCGTGCTGCGCTGCACCGGGTTCGCGATGGACACGTCGGTCTTCGACGCCAGTGCCCGACCTCGGATGGTGCCCAGCGGACGGCTGCCGCTGACCCGTCCGGATTGGCAGTCGGCCGACGTGGACGGCCTCTACTTCGCCGGCACCCTGGCCCAGGACCGCGACTTCAAGAAGGCGTCCTCGGCCTTCATCGACGGCTTCCGCTACAACCTGCGCGCGCTCACCGCACTGCTGCGTGAACGCTACGACGGGGTGCCGTTGGCCTACGAGAAGGTGGCCGCCGACGCCGACTCGCTCACCACGACCGTGCTGGACCGCGTCAACTGGAGCTCGGCACTGTGGACCCAGTTCGAGTTCCTGGTCGACGCCCTGGTCGTCGACTCCGGCACCGGGCAGGTGCGGCACTACCAGGACCTGCCCGAGGACCACGTGGTGCAGCGGTTCCACGATGAGCGCCACTACTACACGTTCGGGTTGCGGTGGGGCCGCGACGCGTACTCCGACGTGTTCGCCATCGAACGGCACCCGCAGCCGGACCGGGCCGCCGAGAGCGCCTTCATCCACCCGGTGGTACGCCGCTACCGCCACGGCGAACTGGTCGAGGAACTGCACCTGCTGGAGGATCTGCTCGCCGAGTGGCGTCGACCGGATCGGCACGTACAGCCGCTGTTGGACTTTTTCGCCACCGACCTGGCCCGCCCGTAGCTCACCGGCGGACCAGCACCTCGGACAGTGGTTTGCGGGTCAACTGTGGCACGGTGACCCCGTCGGCGGGATAGCCGACGGGCATCACCACGCAGGCCCGTTCCTCGGCCGGCCGGTCACAGATCTCGTTGAGGAACCGCATCGGGCTCGGGGTGTGGGTGAGGGTGGCCAGCCCGGACAGGTGCAGCGCGGTGATCAGCACACCGACCGCGATCCCCACCGACTCCTTGACGTAGTAGGGCTTCGGGGTGCGGGGACCCTGATGCACCTCGAATACGACGATGACGACCGGGGCGACCTCCAGGAACGGCTTCTCCCAGTCGGTGCCGATCGGGGCGACCGCCTGGAGCCACTCGGCCGAGGCCCGCCGGGTGTAGAACTCGCGTTCCTCGGACTCGGCCGCCTGCCGTAGCCGGCGTTTGCGCTGCGCGTCGGTCACCACGACGAACCGCCACGGCTGCAGGTTGGCGCCGCTGGGCGCGGAGGCGGCCGCCCGTACCGCCTGCTCGATCACCTCCAGCGGCACCGGTTCGGCGGAGAAGTGCCGGACCGAGCGGCGGGTCGCCATCCGGTCGGCGAAGGCGCGGACCGTGCGGTCCATCACCGTCGGTTCGAGCCGGTCGAGGTGGAGCTGGGTCGTCGCGATGTCCTTCACCGGTGCCTCCAGAGCGGGTCGAATGTCCCCCTCTCCAGAGTGACCTAGATTGGGCCGCCGCCAATACGGAGCATTGCGCTGTCTGGCGCGGGGCCGGGCGGCGGCTGCTCAGCCGGAGGTGTGTTCGGCCAGCCAGTCGACCACCGCGGGGAGCCCGCCGCGCCCGGCCACCGCCCGCTGCCGGCGGGCACCGGTGCCGTCGGCGAGGAGCCGATCCAACCCCGCGGTCACCTGTGGATACGCGTCCTGTCCACGGAGCACCGGCTCGATCGTCGCGACGAGTTCGCCGACCAGGTCGGCGGCCGGCCGCAGGCGTCCGGTGAACAGGTCCAGCCCGTCGCCGTCCAGTCCGTCGCGGGCCGCTCGCCAGTACGCCACCCGCATCAGCTCGGCCGGCACGTCGACCGCCGGCCTGCCCTGCCACACCGCCGTCGACAGCTGCGTCACCAGCGCCCGCACCACCGCCGCGTACAACGCGGACTCCTCGGCGGTGACGGCGATGTCGGCGACCCGCACCTCCAGCGTGGGGTTGCTCTCCGAGGGCCGGACATCCCAGAAGATGGTGCCCCGGTCCACCAGCGCGCCGGTGGCCAGCAGCGATTCCACCGTCTGGTCGTAGTGGGCGGCCGAGTCGAACCGGGGTGGTGGACCGGCCACCGGCCAGCGTGACCAGGTCATGGTGCGCCAGCTGGCGTACCCGGAATCGCGGTTGTCCCAGAACGGCGAGTTGGCGGTCAGGGTCGACAGCACCGGCAGGTACGGCCGGAGGTGGTTGCCGACCCGCACGGCCCAGTCCCGGTCCGGCATCTCCACGTGTACGTGCAGGGCGCAGATTGCCAGTTCGTCGTGCAGGCCGCGGAAGGTCGCGGTGCCCCGGCTCTGCCTCGGCCCGGTGGTGATCGGCGGGGGCACCGGACCGGCGACGGTGGCCGAGCCGCTGGCGACCACCCGTAACCCGGCCGCGTTGGCCGATTCGCTGATGACCTTCCGGGCCTCGGTCAGCTGGGCGACCAGCTCGGTGAAGCTGGTGCACGGCGCCGTGCGGGTCTCCACCTGCAAGGGGGTGATCTCACCGGCCACCCGGCCACCCAGCACCGGCGACGCGGCACGCACGATTTCCGCCGCGCGGGGCACCGGCGCCCGGGTGATCGCGTCGACGACGATGAACTCCTCTTCGACGCCGAATCGTGGGGCGGTGTCCGGCGGGTTGCGGAGACTCATGGGCGGTCCCTTCTCGACTCGCACTCACGGGCAGCACATGTGGATGTCCGGAGCGTAGTCGTGATGGGGGCCACCACGCTGCCTACTTCAGGCGCGCGGCACGACGAATCGATCTGCGGTCGAGCCGGCGGGGTGGCCGTCGGCCGGACCGGCGGGGTGGCCGTCGGCGGGACCGGCGGGGTGGCCGTCGGTCGGGCCGGCGGAGCCGTCGAGAATCTCGGCGACCAGGCCGGCGAGCAGCGCGGCGCGGTCGGGCATCATCGATACGTCGACCCATTCGTCGCGGGCGTGGGCACCGCCGCCGACGCCGCCGAGGCCGTCCAGGGTGGGGACTCCGAGCGCGCCGGTGAAGTTCGCGTCGGACGCCCCGGGCGCGTGCACACCCACCACCGGCGGCAGCCCCAACCGCCGGCCGACGCGCTGGGCGATCGCCAACAACGGCAGGGCCACGCTCTCCTGCAGCGGGTACCGGTTCACCCCGCCGTGCACGAGCAGCTGCGATCCGGTGAGTGCCGGAGTGATGGCTCGGATCATCCGGTCCACCCGGTCGAGCTCCGCACCGGTCCAGGCCCGGACGTCGACACAGAACTGTGCGGACTCCGGAACCTGGTTGGTCATGGTGCCACCCCGGAGCATGGTCGGGGTGACGCTGGTGCCTTCGGCGGCGAGGGTCCGTACCGCCAGCAGTTGGTGAGCCAGCTCCACGGAGGCGTTCACGCCCAGGTGCGGCTCCACCCCGGCGTGCGCGGCCCGCCCGCGTACGGTGATCCAATACACCGATCCGCCCTTGCGGGCCACCTTCAGTGCGCCGGTGTCCGTGCTGGGCTCGCCGACCAGCACCACCCGGGACCGGCCGGCCTGCTGCTCGATCAGGGACCGGGAGGTGGGTGAGCCGCTCTCCTCGTCGCAGGTCAGCAGCAGGCCGACCCGGGACGTGTCGGGCAGCAGCGACAACGCGGTGAGCATCTGCACGATCCCGGACTTCATGTCGCAGACGCCCGGCCCGGTCGCGATCCGACCATTGACAGTGAATGGCCAGTCGGTGATCGTGCCGGCCGGCCACACCGTGTCGTAGTGCCCGATCAGGAGGACCTGTTGATCCGGTGCCGGCCAGAGCAGGTGGGTAAGGCCATCGTGGACGATGCGGTGTGCGGGGCGGCCAAGCACCGTACTGCCCCAGTCGTCGAGCAGGTCGGCGCAGGAGCGCAGCTCAGCCACCGCACCGGGCGGTGACTCCGTCGCCACCAGGACGCCGAGTCGGCGCACCATGGTCGATGTCTGTGCCCGCGCGGTCCGTCGTATCGCCTCGGTATCCATCATGGGCCGATCGTGATGCCCATGGTCGGACCGGGGCAATACCTCTGGGTGCTCTTCCGGATGCGCTGCGTGTCGGATACGGTGTGCTGCCGACGATCGGGCAGGTTGGGAGAAGCCCGATGCCGGCACCGGCCCGCACCTCGCCGCTGTCTGGTGGCGGCCGTACGCCGAGGAGGCTGACGCATGGCACACATCAATCTGGGACTGGACGAAAAGGAACACCCCGGGATCACCGGATTGTTCGGGTACCGCCCGGAAACCGCCGGACCACTCAACGCGCTCGCCGACGCGCTGCTGCACGCCCCACATCCCAGCCTCACCGCAGGCGAGCGGGAGCTGATCGCCGCGTACGTCTCCAGTCTGAACGACTGCAGCTTCTGCTGCTCCTCGCACTCGGCCTTCGCGGCGGCGCAGCTCGACGGCGGCATGCCGCTGGTGCTGTCGGTGTGCGCGGACGTCGACACCGCCGCCGTCACCGCGAAGCTGCGGGCCCTGTTGGCGATCGCCGCCGCCGTGCAGCGCGGCGGCCGCATGGTCGGCGCGGAGCTGGTCGCGGCGGCCCGGTCCGAGGGCGCCACCGACCTGGAGATCCACGACACGGTCCTGATCGCGGCGGCGTTCTGCATGTTCAACCGCTACGTCGACGGGCTGGCGACGGTGCTGCCGGCCGACCCCAGCCGGTACGCCGAGCAGGCCCGGCACATCGTGGCGACCGGCTACGTCGGCTGAGCTCCGATCCTCCGGCGGCTGCGGCGGGCCACCGAGGGCCGTCGGGCCCCGCCGCAGCGTGCCAGGGTCAGCGGCTGTTGTACGGCATGGTCGGGAACCAGCCGTAGTCGAACATCGCGGGCAGCCGTACGTTCCAGTAGACGACCATGAACACGCCGAGCGCGATCAGCAGCGCACCGGT
This window harbors:
- a CDS encoding family 43 glycosylhydrolase, whose amino-acid sequence is MRPPVQGRTRRRVGALAAVGALVAAGLVAPASPVYADDADLVVNGGFEAGLDGWFVNNGNATDSATLTPTDDAYSGANAVLVTDRATTGSGPMQDLSGKVQAGQTYTLTARIKYDNEASPATKQFFATMHYGGATYTNLVSVTAARGQWAQFTGQFTIPASQSVGTARLFFETPWTADPAADPDLHLMDFTLDDVSVVGAPPPAAPSKTIEVVGKLPGEHNPLIGHKFGADGYGFVHDGRVYLYLTNDTQGYAPNSATGVSPGINYGDINQITVLSTTDMVNWTDHGEIQVAGPNGVAPFTNNSWAPGMASKVVDGEEKFFLYYANGGGSSNVITGASPVGPWVSERTSTLIDGRTPGAEDVAWKFDPAPFVDDDGEEYLYFGGGPASTSMPPAERFNNPKNLRAIELGADMVSTEGTAAVVDAPVAFEAAQVFKRDGRYYLSYSSHFGGSDFGGNQTPLPGYPGGGQIGYLISDDPMSWPKETYAGVLFPNQSQFFGAGTGGNNHQSVFEYEGRHYFTYHAPTLNKRINGNTTQGYRSPHIQELTFNSDGTIQQVVGTYAGVDQVRDFDPYRVFEAETFGWSKGVATAKVDGGSPQFGDAAPNLVVRDVDVGDWTALSSVDFGAGAASLTAKVRPLVAGGSIQLRLGDVTAPVVATIGVDGPPGEWAELTASLDGVTGVHDVYFAFAGPAGDDLFEVDSWSFTPVADGPALAVSATADVRCFGRNAQLVVDVSNDAPARITGTVTTGYGEKEYGVQPATSKVRSFPTGGAVVPAGTATVTASARVGGEPVSVSLDVPYEAHVCD
- a CDS encoding copper resistance CopC family protein, coding for MPSDRIATTGGRWRSTFPVALATVVGFVVLTAAPAWANGRLELADPPPDAVLATAPDQVTVTFSADVQPELSHIEVFDDSGAEVSSGGYTQPEPQRMRLPLDVLAAGDYTIAYHVTFPDGTDLTDVHRFSVGTGAPPAPLDAATRQASTDAVSQHAHRIDGFSATLLVIDGLVLLVVLAMLWLRPRDGRPMTLRPDPST
- a CDS encoding NAD(P)-binding domain-containing protein, which gives rise to MTDSSSAPLHHRYLIVGAGPAGLQLSYYLQQAGCDYQTLERADTPGEFFRRFPRHRGLISLNKVHTVSTDPEIRLRWDWNSLLHEPFTLPFSDYSREYYPGADDLVRYLADFADHHRLAIRYRTAVERVEKTAGGFLVHTADQVYSCECLIMATGWGQPNVPDVPGVEHAVGYEAMSTDPTDYAGQRVLILGKGNSAFETASAILGQAAMVHLASPRPMRLAWNTKHPGDVRGHHGAVMDSYQFKTLHSVLDCVIDEIKPVGDRFEVHLTYTHADGETAVMEYETVLRCTGFAMDTSVFDASARPRMVPSGRLPLTRPDWQSADVDGLYFAGTLAQDRDFKKASSAFIDGFRYNLRALTALLRERYDGVPLAYEKVAADADSLTTTVLDRVNWSSALWTQFEFLVDALVVDSGTGQVRHYQDLPEDHVVQRFHDERHYYTFGLRWGRDAYSDVFAIERHPQPDRAAESAFIHPVVRRYRHGELVEELHLLEDLLAEWRRPDRHVQPLLDFFATDLARP
- a CDS encoding nitroreductase family protein, which encodes MDRTVRAFADRMATRRSVRHFSAEPVPLEVIEQAVRAAASAPSGANLQPWRFVVVTDAQRKRRLRQAAESEEREFYTRRASAEWLQAVAPIGTDWEKPFLEVAPVVIVVFEVHQGPRTPKPYYVKESVGIAVGVLITALHLSGLATLTHTPSPMRFLNEICDRPAEERACVVMPVGYPADGVTVPQLTRKPLSEVLVRR
- a CDS encoding carboxylate-amine ligase — its product is MSLRNPPDTAPRFGVEEEFIVVDAITRAPVPRAAEIVRAASPVLGGRVAGEITPLQVETRTAPCTSFTELVAQLTEARKVISESANAAGLRVVASGSATVAGPVPPPITTGPRQSRGTATFRGLHDELAICALHVHVEMPDRDWAVRVGNHLRPYLPVLSTLTANSPFWDNRDSGYASWRTMTWSRWPVAGPPPRFDSAAHYDQTVESLLATGALVDRGTIFWDVRPSESNPTLEVRVADIAVTAEESALYAAVVRALVTQLSTAVWQGRPAVDVPAELMRVAYWRAARDGLDGDGLDLFTGRLRPAADLVGELVATIEPVLRGQDAYPQVTAGLDRLLADGTGARRQRAVAGRGGLPAVVDWLAEHTSG